The Pseudomonas parafulva genome window below encodes:
- a CDS encoding GlsB/YeaQ/YmgE family stress response membrane protein: MGIIGTIFIGLIVGLLARFLKPGDDSMGLIMTILLGIAGSLVATYGGQALGIYHAGQAAGFFGALVGAIVLLVIYGFIKKR; the protein is encoded by the coding sequence ATGGGCATCATCGGAACTATCTTCATCGGCCTGATCGTCGGCCTGCTCGCGCGTTTCCTCAAACCGGGCGACGACAGCATGGGCCTGATCATGACCATCCTGCTCGGCATCGCCGGCTCGCTGGTGGCCACCTACGGCGGCCAGGCGCTGGGTATCTATCATGCCGGCCAGGCGGCGGGCTTCTTCGGCGCGCTGGTCGGCGCCATCGTGCTGCTGGTGATCTACGGATTCATCAAGAAGCGTTGA
- a CDS encoding histone deacetylase family protein: MLTIYSDDHRLHHGRCELIDGKLMPCFEMPSRADHVLDRVKQRELGPIQAPTDFGREPLLRVHSAAYLDFFEGAWARWAAMNQEGDLLPFTWPARTLRPIKPRGLHGELGYYSFDGGAPITAGTWQAAYSAAQVALTAQAAIHNGAHSAFALCRPPGHHAAAEVMGGYCYLNNAAIAAQAFLDQGKGKVAILDVDYHHGNGTQDIFYARNDVFFASIHGDPTDEFPFFLGYADETGEGAGEGCNVNYPLPAGSDWAAWSAALEDACQRIAAFDAEVIVVSLGVDTFKDDPISQFKLDSPDYLAMGERIARLGKPTLFVMEGGYAVEEIGINAVNVLEGFQRVQTGA; this comes from the coding sequence ATGCTGACGATCTATTCCGACGATCACCGCCTGCACCACGGCCGCTGCGAGCTGATCGACGGCAAGCTGATGCCGTGCTTCGAGATGCCATCACGCGCCGATCATGTACTCGACCGCGTCAAGCAGCGCGAATTGGGTCCGATCCAGGCGCCCACCGACTTCGGCCGTGAACCCCTGCTGCGCGTCCACAGCGCCGCCTACCTGGACTTCTTCGAAGGTGCTTGGGCCCGCTGGGCGGCGATGAACCAGGAGGGCGACCTGCTGCCCTTCACCTGGCCGGCACGCACCTTGCGCCCCATCAAACCACGCGGCCTGCATGGCGAACTGGGCTACTACAGCTTCGACGGCGGCGCGCCCATCACCGCCGGCACCTGGCAGGCCGCCTACAGCGCAGCCCAAGTGGCTCTGACGGCTCAAGCCGCCATTCACAACGGCGCTCACTCGGCCTTCGCCCTGTGCCGTCCGCCAGGGCACCATGCCGCCGCCGAGGTGATGGGCGGCTACTGCTACCTGAACAACGCCGCCATCGCTGCCCAGGCGTTCCTCGATCAGGGCAAGGGCAAGGTCGCCATCCTCGATGTGGACTACCACCACGGCAACGGCACCCAAGACATTTTCTATGCCCGCAACGACGTATTCTTCGCCTCGATCCACGGCGATCCGACCGATGAATTCCCGTTCTTCCTGGGCTATGCCGACGAAACCGGCGAAGGCGCCGGCGAGGGCTGTAACGTCAACTATCCCTTGCCAGCGGGCAGCGACTGGGCGGCCTGGAGCGCGGCACTGGAAGACGCCTGCCAGCGCATCGCCGCTTTCGACGCCGAGGTGATCGTGGTGTCGCTGGGCGTGGACACCTTCAAGGACGACCCGATCTCCCAGTTCAAGCTGGACAGCCCGGACTACCTGGCCATGGGCGAGCGCATCGCTCGGCTCGGCAAGCCGACGCTGTTCGTGATGGAAGGTGGCTACGCCGTCGAGGAAATCGGTATCAACGCGGTCAACGTGCTGGAAGGTTTCCAGCGCGTCCAGACAGGAGCCTGA
- a CDS encoding polyamine ABC transporter substrate-binding protein, with protein MRPFKRLLAPLIAVGLLAGGAAAHAEQRTLRVYNWFDYITPQTLVDFQKDAQVKLIYDIFDTNEALEAKLLTGNSGYDVVVPSNVFLAKQIEAGVFQPLDRSKLPNWQHLDPALMKLIEANDPGNRFAVPYMYGTILIGFNPAKVKAALGDNAPVDSWDLIFKEENIAKLKQCGVALLDSPSEILPLALQYLGLPPNSDNPADYKKAEALLLKIRPYVTYFHSSKYMADIANGDICVAVGYSGSFSQAANRAREAKNGVVVDMRLPKEGAPIWFDMLAIPKNAANPEDAHTFINYLLRPEVIAPISDFVGYPNPNKDATDKVSPDIRNNPNLYPTAEAMTKLYTLKPLSREAERARTRAWTRIKSGT; from the coding sequence ATGCGTCCATTCAAGCGTCTGCTTGCCCCACTCATCGCTGTCGGCCTGCTGGCCGGCGGCGCTGCGGCCCATGCCGAACAGCGCACCCTGCGCGTGTACAACTGGTTCGACTACATCACCCCGCAGACCCTGGTGGACTTCCAGAAGGATGCCCAGGTCAAGCTGATCTACGACATTTTCGACACCAACGAAGCACTGGAAGCCAAGCTGCTGACCGGCAACTCCGGGTATGACGTGGTGGTGCCGTCCAATGTGTTCCTCGCCAAGCAGATCGAAGCCGGGGTGTTCCAGCCGCTGGACCGCAGCAAGCTGCCGAACTGGCAGCACCTGGACCCGGCGCTGATGAAGCTGATCGAGGCCAACGATCCCGGCAACCGCTTCGCGGTCCCTTACATGTACGGCACCATCCTGATCGGCTTCAACCCAGCCAAGGTCAAGGCTGCGCTCGGCGACAACGCGCCTGTGGACAGCTGGGACCTGATCTTCAAGGAAGAAAACATCGCCAAGCTCAAGCAATGCGGCGTGGCGTTGCTCGATTCCCCCTCGGAGATCCTGCCGCTGGCGCTGCAGTACCTGGGCCTGCCGCCCAACAGCGATAATCCGGCCGATTACAAGAAGGCCGAGGCGCTGCTGCTGAAGATTCGTCCGTATGTCACCTACTTCCACTCATCCAAGTACATGGCCGACATCGCCAATGGCGATATCTGCGTGGCCGTGGGTTACTCCGGCAGCTTCTCCCAGGCGGCCAACCGCGCTCGCGAAGCCAAGAACGGCGTGGTGGTGGACATGCGCCTGCCCAAGGAAGGCGCGCCGATCTGGTTCGACATGCTGGCGATTCCGAAGAACGCGGCAAACCCGGAAGATGCCCACACCTTCATCAACTACCTGCTGCGGCCTGAGGTGATCGCGCCGATCAGCGACTTCGTCGGTTACCCGAACCCGAACAAGGACGCTACCGACAAGGTCAGCCCGGACATTCGCAACAACCCGAACCTGTACCCAACGGCCGAGGCGATGACCAAGCTGTACACCCTCAAGCCGCTGAGCCGAGAGGCAGAGCGGGCACGCACCCGCGCCTGGACGCGGATCAAGTCGGGAACCTGA
- a CDS encoding PLP-dependent aminotransferase family protein — MTERALVSSFDPAGIVLDRRRGLSQQLYQALRARVLDGRLSSGTRLPATRDLASMLALSRNSVVRAYDQLYAEGFIESRVGDGTYVSRLEKLSTQLSTRLSQGLSTGLSTFSSSDTEHLSSSTRSSAPLERLASHHLSLPRTDAPRAFRLGMPAVDLFPFEVWAKLQAGFWRNPDPAVLGYGDPAGEPLLRELIAAYMRRSRGLSCTAEQIVITSGAQQAISLCAQLLLQPGDAVAVENPGYRAARHAFALAGASLRGVPVDEQGLECERLADWPDCRLVYVTPAHQYPTGVTLSLARRLALLAWAERHDGWIVEDDYDGEYRYSGAPLAPLAALDRQQRVIYVGTFGKIAFPAMRLGYLVLPPRLVEPFSQARALAVRHSEVGTQCVMAQFMAQGHFQRHIRRMRRAALARRDVLKAGWPKDVSGLGTMPEVAAGLHVKVDVDNVARETQLVAQAEAVGVEVQALSPYWLENGEAPVDKCAGLVLGFAAVPEPEIAEALLRLRKAWR, encoded by the coding sequence ATGACTGAGCGCGCACTCGTATCGTCTTTCGACCCAGCCGGAATCGTCTTGGACCGGCGCCGCGGGCTCAGCCAGCAGCTGTATCAGGCGCTGCGCGCAAGGGTGCTGGATGGCCGCCTGAGCAGTGGTACGCGCCTGCCGGCCACCCGTGACCTGGCGTCGATGCTGGCGCTGTCGCGCAACAGCGTGGTGCGTGCCTACGATCAGCTGTATGCCGAAGGCTTCATTGAAAGCCGGGTCGGCGATGGCACGTATGTGAGTCGGCTGGAAAAACTGTCCACACAGTTATCAACAAGGTTATCCCAGGGGTTATCAACAGGTTTATCCACATTTTCGTCTTCTGATACTGAGCATTTATCCAGCTCGACGCGTTCCAGTGCGCCGCTCGAGCGCCTTGCCAGCCATCATCTTTCACTGCCTCGAACCGATGCGCCGCGGGCATTTCGACTGGGCATGCCGGCAGTCGACCTGTTTCCGTTCGAGGTCTGGGCCAAGCTACAGGCGGGTTTCTGGCGAAATCCCGATCCCGCTGTGCTCGGCTATGGTGATCCGGCGGGCGAGCCACTGCTGCGCGAACTGATCGCCGCCTACATGCGTCGCTCGCGTGGGCTGTCGTGCACGGCTGAACAAATTGTGATCACCAGTGGTGCGCAGCAGGCCATCAGCCTTTGTGCACAGCTGCTGTTGCAGCCGGGCGATGCGGTGGCTGTGGAAAACCCAGGCTATCGTGCGGCTCGGCATGCGTTCGCCCTGGCCGGTGCTTCGCTGCGCGGCGTGCCGGTGGACGAGCAGGGGCTGGAATGCGAGCGGTTGGCGGATTGGCCTGATTGTCGATTGGTCTATGTGACGCCCGCGCACCAGTACCCGACCGGCGTCACCCTGAGCCTGGCGCGGCGCCTGGCGTTGCTGGCCTGGGCCGAGCGCCATGACGGCTGGATCGTCGAGGACGACTACGACGGCGAGTACCGCTACAGCGGCGCGCCGTTGGCCCCGCTGGCGGCGCTGGACAGGCAGCAGCGGGTGATCTACGTCGGCACCTTCGGCAAGATCGCCTTTCCGGCCATGCGCTTGGGCTACCTGGTACTGCCGCCGCGACTGGTCGAGCCGTTCAGCCAGGCACGCGCGCTGGCAGTGCGACACTCCGAGGTCGGTACTCAATGTGTGATGGCGCAATTCATGGCTCAAGGACACTTTCAGCGTCACATCCGCCGCATGCGCCGGGCGGCCCTGGCCCGTCGCGACGTGCTCAAGGCGGGCTGGCCCAAGGATGTTTCGGGGTTGGGCACCATGCCGGAAGTGGCGGCAGGCCTGCATGTGAAGGTGGATGTGGATAACGTTGCCCGGGAAACGCAATTGGTGGCGCAGGCCGAGGCGGTGGGGGTGGAAGTGCAGGCGCTTAGCCCGTATTGGCTTGAGAACGGCGAAGCGCCTGTGGATAAGTGCGCGGGTCTGGTGCTGGGTTTCGCCGCGGTTCCCGAGCCGGAGATCGCCGAGGCCTTGCTGCGGTTACGCAAGGCCTGGCGCTAA
- a CDS encoding LysR substrate-binding domain-containing protein, translated as MNLESKWLEDFSALASTRSFSQAAERRFVTQPAFSRRIRSLEAALGLTLVNRSRTPIELTEAGQLFLVTARTVVDQLSEVLRHLHHLEGGQGEVIQVAAAHSLASGFFPRWVAQLRNDGLNIATRLVATNVGDAVHALREGGCDLMLAFYDPDAALQMDAEIFPSLHMGTTEMLPVCAVGPDGKPLFDLEGEASVPLLAYSAGAFLGRSVSLLLRQRNLRYTTVYETAMADSLKSMALEGMGIAWVPRLSMRGELERGELVICGPSQWHVPLEIRLYRCALVRKANVRLLWRKLEGVAQGVAVDSKVSATPEK; from the coding sequence ATGAACCTTGAAAGCAAGTGGCTGGAAGACTTCAGTGCCCTGGCCTCGACGCGTAGCTTCTCTCAGGCGGCAGAGCGCCGTTTCGTCACCCAGCCGGCCTTCAGCCGCCGCATCCGCAGCCTGGAAGCTGCGCTCGGGCTGACCCTGGTGAACCGCTCGCGCACGCCCATCGAACTGACCGAAGCCGGGCAGCTTTTTCTGGTCACCGCTCGAACCGTTGTCGACCAATTGAGCGAAGTTCTCCGCCACTTGCACCATTTGGAGGGCGGGCAGGGCGAGGTCATCCAGGTGGCCGCCGCGCATTCCCTGGCCTCCGGCTTCTTCCCGCGTTGGGTGGCGCAGTTGCGCAACGACGGGCTGAACATCGCCACCCGGCTGGTGGCCACCAACGTCGGCGACGCCGTGCATGCCCTGCGTGAAGGCGGTTGCGACCTGATGCTGGCGTTCTATGACCCGGATGCCGCCTTGCAGATGGATGCGGAGATCTTTCCGTCCCTGCACATGGGCACCACCGAGATGCTGCCGGTGTGTGCGGTGGGACCTGATGGCAAGCCGCTGTTCGACCTGGAAGGCGAGGCCAGCGTGCCGCTGCTGGCCTACAGTGCCGGTGCGTTCCTCGGGCGTTCGGTGAGCCTGCTGCTGCGCCAGCGCAACCTGCGCTACACCACGGTGTACGAGACGGCGATGGCCGACAGCCTCAAGAGCATGGCGCTCGAAGGCATGGGCATCGCCTGGGTGCCGCGCCTGTCGATGCGCGGCGAGCTGGAGCGCGGGGAACTGGTGATCTGCGGCCCCAGCCAGTGGCATGTGCCGCTGGAGATTCGCCTGTACCGCTGCGCGCTGGTGCGCAAGGCCAATGTGCGGTTGCTGTGGCGCAAGCTCGAAGGTGTCGCACAGGGTGTGGCAGTTGACTCGAAAGTCAGCGCAACCCCCGAAAAATAA
- a CDS encoding FMN-binding negative transcriptional regulator, with the protein MHIAKPFQDHDLQRLHQHMQSARLATLISHGDHGLLATHLPVLLDTDEGEFGTVYGHLARANRQWQDLQRGGEALLVFAGADAYVSPSYYPSKHHDPKVVPTWNYVAVHAYGPVVVMHDAESLLQIVSRLTDLHEHGRSEPWAVADAPADYIDGMLRAIVGIRLPIARLQGARKLSQNRSAADIQGVHAGLADSRDPLDQSLAAHMRSL; encoded by the coding sequence ATGCACATCGCCAAACCCTTCCAGGATCACGACCTTCAGCGTCTGCACCAGCACATGCAGAGCGCCCGCCTCGCCACCTTGATCAGCCACGGCGACCACGGCCTGCTGGCCACTCACCTGCCGGTACTGCTGGACACCGATGAGGGCGAGTTCGGCACGGTCTACGGCCACCTGGCGCGGGCCAATCGCCAGTGGCAGGACCTGCAGCGCGGCGGCGAGGCGCTGCTGGTGTTTGCAGGTGCGGATGCCTACGTCAGCCCCAGCTATTACCCGAGCAAGCACCACGATCCCAAGGTGGTGCCGACCTGGAACTACGTCGCGGTGCATGCCTACGGTCCGGTCGTTGTCATGCACGACGCCGAGTCGCTGCTGCAGATCGTCAGCCGCCTGACCGACCTGCACGAGCACGGCCGCAGCGAGCCCTGGGCGGTGGCCGATGCGCCAGCCGACTACATCGACGGCATGCTGCGCGCCATCGTCGGTATCCGTCTGCCGATCGCCCGCCTACAGGGCGCGCGCAAGCTCAGCCAGAACCGCAGCGCGGCGGACATCCAGGGCGTTCACGCTGGCTTGGCCGACAGCCGCGACCCACTCGACCAATCACTTGCCGCGCATATGCGCTCGCTC
- the purE gene encoding 5-(carboxyamino)imidazole ribonucleotide mutase: MSALVGVIMGSKSDWSTLSHTADMLEKLGIPYEVKVVSAHRTPDLLFQYAEQAEGRGIEVIIAGAGGAAHLPGMCAAKTHLPVLGVPVQSSMLSGVDSLLSIVQMPAGVPVATLAIGKAGAINAALLSASILGAKYPQYHAALKQFRTEQTDTVLDNPDPRQA, encoded by the coding sequence ATGAGTGCACTGGTTGGCGTGATCATGGGCTCCAAGTCCGATTGGTCCACCCTTAGCCACACCGCCGATATGCTGGAAAAACTCGGCATTCCCTACGAGGTGAAGGTGGTGTCCGCCCACCGCACCCCCGACCTGCTGTTCCAGTACGCCGAACAGGCCGAAGGCCGCGGCATCGAGGTGATCATCGCTGGCGCTGGCGGTGCTGCGCACCTGCCCGGCATGTGCGCCGCCAAGACCCACCTGCCGGTGCTCGGCGTGCCGGTCCAGTCGTCGATGCTGTCGGGTGTCGATTCGCTGCTGTCGATCGTGCAGATGCCGGCCGGTGTGCCGGTCGCTACCCTGGCCATCGGCAAGGCTGGCGCGATCAACGCGGCGCTGCTGTCGGCGAGCATCCTGGGCGCCAAATACCCGCAGTACCATGCGGCGCTCAAGCAGTTCCGCACCGAGCAGACCGACACCGTTCTGGACAACCCGGACCCACGCCAGGCTTGA
- a CDS encoding DUF3299 domain-containing protein, with product MRASFLFSLLLASTLAHAELPETDWLELMPKSDQKALEQMPEIDHNSPEALGTFTAKGGLKQSKGLPAVMYSTKTVAAMNGRQIRLGGYPVPLESDAKGNSTLFFLVPYPGACIHVPPPPPNQLVLVRYPKGLKITDIYTPLWVSGALKIEKVSNDLADAAYALDAAKVRVVEDADL from the coding sequence ATGCGTGCGTCATTCCTGTTTTCCCTGTTGCTGGCCAGCACCCTGGCCCATGCCGAGCTGCCCGAGACCGATTGGCTGGAGCTGATGCCTAAGTCGGACCAGAAGGCCCTCGAGCAGATGCCTGAAATCGACCACAACTCACCTGAAGCGCTCGGCACCTTCACCGCCAAGGGTGGCCTGAAGCAGAGCAAGGGTCTGCCTGCGGTGATGTACTCGACCAAGACCGTGGCGGCGATGAACGGCCGGCAGATCCGCCTGGGCGGTTATCCGGTGCCGCTGGAAAGCGACGCCAAGGGCAACAGCACGTTGTTCTTCCTGGTCCCGTATCCGGGCGCCTGCATCCACGTGCCGCCGCCACCACCGAACCAGTTGGTGCTGGTGCGCTACCCCAAAGGCCTGAAGATCACCGATATCTACACGCCGCTGTGGGTCAGCGGCGCCTTGAAGATCGAGAAGGTGAGCAACGACCTGGCCGACGCGGCCTACGCGCTGGACGCGGCGAAGGTGCGGGTGGTGGAAGACGCCGACCTCTGA
- a CDS encoding AraC family transcriptional regulator, producing MLHSHLTTLNAVSLILNLFQEEGCNATQLLDGSGIGPADLGHPDARITTQQELQVCANAVARRAEIGLELGRRMHVSCYGMLGYALLSSATLGDALRLALRFPALLGTIFQLRLVDDGQRVWLSASDYRELPALAAFNAEFCMVSLKVICDDLLGRPLPLLAARFEHARPAYHPLYAGALQCPLEFRAQDNAVAFERRWLDMPLPLADPITHKAMAERCRRLNLEFTGRQAWLGRIRQLLLKQLDAAPGLEGLAQQMNCSSRTLRRHLQALGSSYQQLLDELRFERAKQLLAEDHMPIYRIAETLGFSETASFRHAFQRWSGVAPSHFRG from the coding sequence ATGCTGCACAGTCACCTCACTACCCTCAACGCCGTTTCGCTGATCCTCAACCTGTTCCAGGAAGAGGGCTGCAACGCTACGCAACTGCTCGATGGCAGCGGCATAGGCCCGGCGGACCTGGGGCATCCCGACGCGCGCATCACCACCCAGCAGGAACTGCAGGTCTGCGCAAACGCCGTGGCGCGACGCGCGGAAATCGGCCTGGAACTGGGCCGGCGCATGCATGTGTCCTGCTATGGCATGCTCGGTTACGCGCTGCTCTCCAGTGCCACTTTGGGTGACGCCCTGCGTCTGGCACTGCGCTTTCCGGCACTGCTGGGAACAATCTTCCAACTGCGCCTGGTCGACGACGGCCAGCGCGTCTGGCTCAGCGCCAGCGATTACCGCGAGCTACCAGCCCTGGCAGCGTTCAACGCCGAATTCTGCATGGTGTCGCTCAAGGTCATCTGCGATGACCTGCTCGGCCGGCCACTGCCCCTGCTGGCCGCCCGCTTCGAACACGCGCGCCCGGCCTATCACCCGCTCTATGCCGGTGCACTCCAGTGCCCCCTGGAATTCCGCGCGCAAGACAACGCCGTCGCCTTCGAACGGCGCTGGCTCGACATGCCCTTGCCACTCGCCGACCCCATTACCCACAAGGCCATGGCCGAACGATGCCGCCGCCTGAACCTGGAGTTCACCGGACGCCAGGCCTGGCTCGGGCGCATCCGCCAGTTGCTGCTCAAGCAACTCGACGCGGCGCCTGGGCTAGAGGGCCTGGCGCAGCAGATGAACTGCTCCTCGCGTACCCTGCGCCGCCACTTGCAGGCGCTGGGCAGCAGTTACCAGCAGTTGCTCGACGAACTGCGTTTCGAGCGCGCCAAACAGCTGTTGGCCGAGGATCACATGCCCATCTACCGCATCGCCGAGACCCTCGGTTTCAGCGAGACAGCCAGCTTCCGGCATGCCTTCCAGCGCTGGAGCGGCGTAGCGCCCAGTCATTTTCGCGGCTGA
- a CDS encoding 5-(carboxyamino)imidazole ribonucleotide synthase, translated as MKIGVIGGGQLGRMLALAGTPLGMNFAFLDPAPDACAAPLGEHLRADYGDQDHLRQLADEVDLVTFEFESVPAETVAFLSQFVPVYPSAEALRIARDRLFEKSLFRDLGIPTPAFADILSQADLDAAVASIGLPAVLKTRTLGYDGKGQKVLRTAQDVAGTFAELGSVPCLLEGFVPFTGEVSLVAVRGRDGETRFYPLVHNTHDSGILRLSVASVAHPLQALAEDYVARVLEKLDYVGVMAFEFFEVDGGLKANEIAPRVHNSGHWTIEGAECSQFENHLRAVAGLPLGSTAKVGESAMLNFIGEVPAVGKVTAIDDCHLHHYGKAFKVGRKVGHATLRCKDMATLQAKIAEVEQLIGG; from the coding sequence ATGAAGATCGGTGTAATCGGTGGCGGCCAACTGGGCCGCATGCTGGCTCTGGCGGGTACGCCGCTGGGCATGAACTTCGCTTTCCTCGACCCGGCGCCGGATGCCTGCGCGGCACCGCTGGGCGAACACCTGCGCGCCGACTACGGCGACCAGGACCACCTGCGTCAGTTGGCCGACGAAGTCGATCTGGTCACCTTCGAGTTCGAAAGCGTCCCGGCCGAAACCGTCGCCTTCCTCTCGCAGTTCGTGCCGGTCTACCCGAGCGCCGAGGCGCTGCGCATCGCGCGCGATCGCCTGTTCGAGAAGAGCCTGTTCCGCGACCTGGGTATTCCCACTCCGGCCTTCGCCGATATCCTCTCGCAGGCCGACCTCGACGCCGCCGTGGCCAGCATCGGCCTACCGGCCGTGCTCAAGACTCGCACCCTGGGCTACGACGGCAAGGGCCAGAAAGTCCTGCGCACGGCGCAGGACGTGGCAGGCACGTTCGCCGAGTTGGGCAGCGTGCCCTGTCTGCTGGAAGGTTTCGTGCCGTTCACCGGCGAAGTCTCGCTGGTGGCCGTGCGGGGCCGTGACGGCGAGACGCGCTTCTATCCCCTGGTGCACAACACCCACGACAGCGGCATCCTGCGCCTGTCGGTGGCCAGTGTCGCGCACCCGTTGCAGGCCCTGGCCGAAGACTACGTCGCCCGCGTGCTCGAGAAACTCGACTACGTCGGGGTCATGGCTTTCGAGTTCTTCGAGGTGGACGGCGGTCTGAAGGCCAATGAGATCGCCCCGCGGGTGCACAACTCCGGGCACTGGACCATCGAAGGCGCCGAGTGCAGCCAGTTCGAGAACCACCTGCGCGCCGTCGCCGGCCTGCCGCTGGGCTCGACCGCCAAGGTCGGTGAGAGCGCCATGCTCAACTTTATCGGCGAGGTGCCGGCCGTGGGCAAGGTGACGGCCATCGACGATTGCCACCTGCACCACTATGGCAAAGCGTTCAAGGTCGGTCGTAAAGTCGGCCACGCCACGTTGCGCTGCAAGGACATGGCTACCCTCCAGGCGAAGATCGCCGAAGTCGAGCAACTGATCGGCGGCTGA
- the aspA gene encoding aspartate ammonia-lyase, with protein sequence MSSAASFRVEKDLLGTLEVPADAYYGIQTLRAANNFHLSGVPLSHYPKLVVALAMVKQAAADANRELGHLSDAKHAAISAACARLIKGDYHEQFVVDMIQGGAGTSTNMNANEVIANVALEAMGHQKGEYQYLHPNNDVNMAQSTNDAYPTAIRLGLLLGHDALLASLDSLIQAFAAKGKEFDHVLKMGRTQLQDAVPMTLGQEFHAFATTMTEDLNRLRSLAPELLTEINLGGTAIGTGINADPGYQALAVQRLATISGQPLVPAADLIEATSDMGAFVLFSGMLKRTAVKLSKICNDLRLLSSGPRTGINEINLPARQPGSSIMPGKVNPVIPEAVNQVAFAIMGNDLALTVAAEGGQLQLNVMEPLIAYKIFDSIRLLQRAMDMLREHCIVGITANEQRCRELVEHSIGLVTALNPYIGYENATRIARVALETGRGVLELVREEKLLDDAMLDDILRPENMIAPRLVPLKA encoded by the coding sequence ATGTCCTCCGCTGCATCGTTCCGTGTCGAAAAAGACCTGCTTGGTACCCTTGAAGTCCCTGCCGATGCCTACTACGGCATCCAGACCCTGCGCGCTGCCAACAACTTCCACCTCTCCGGCGTTCCGCTGTCGCACTACCCGAAGCTGGTCGTGGCCCTGGCCATGGTCAAGCAGGCCGCTGCCGACGCCAACCGTGAGCTGGGCCACCTGAGCGATGCCAAGCACGCTGCCATCAGCGCAGCCTGCGCCCGCCTGATCAAAGGCGATTATCACGAGCAGTTCGTGGTCGACATGATCCAGGGCGGTGCAGGCACCTCCACCAACATGAACGCCAACGAGGTCATCGCCAACGTTGCGCTGGAGGCCATGGGCCACCAGAAGGGTGAGTATCAGTACCTGCATCCGAACAACGACGTGAACATGGCGCAGTCGACCAACGACGCCTACCCGACTGCCATCCGCCTGGGCCTGCTGCTGGGGCACGACGCCCTGCTGGCCAGCCTCGACAGCCTGATCCAGGCCTTCGCGGCCAAGGGCAAGGAATTCGACCACGTCCTGAAGATGGGCCGCACCCAGCTGCAAGACGCCGTGCCGATGACCCTCGGCCAGGAATTCCACGCCTTCGCCACCACCATGACCGAAGACCTCAACCGTCTGCGTTCGCTGGCGCCTGAGCTGCTCACCGAAATCAACCTGGGCGGCACCGCCATCGGCACCGGCATCAACGCCGACCCGGGCTATCAGGCCCTGGCCGTGCAGCGCCTGGCCACCATCAGCGGCCAGCCGCTGGTACCGGCAGCCGACCTGATCGAAGCCACCTCCGACATGGGCGCCTTCGTGCTGTTCTCCGGCATGCTCAAGCGCACCGCGGTCAAGCTGTCGAAGATCTGCAACGACCTGCGCCTGCTGTCCAGCGGCCCGCGCACCGGCATCAACGAAATCAACCTGCCGGCGCGCCAGCCGGGCAGCTCGATCATGCCGGGCAAAGTCAACCCAGTGATCCCCGAAGCGGTCAACCAGGTGGCCTTCGCCATCATGGGCAACGACCTGGCCCTGACCGTCGCGGCCGAAGGCGGCCAGTTGCAGCTCAACGTGATGGAGCCGCTGATCGCCTACAAGATCTTCGACTCGATCCGCCTGCTGCAGCGCGCCATGGACATGCTGCGCGAGCACTGCATCGTCGGCATCACCGCCAACGAACAACGCTGCCGCGAACTGGTCGAGCACTCCATCGGCCTGGTCACCGCGCTGAACCCGTACATCGGCTACGAGAACGCCACCCGTATCGCCCGCGTCGCCCTGGAAACCGGGCGTGGCGTGCTGGAACTGGTTCGCGAGGAGAAGCTGCTGGACGACGCCATGCTCGATGACATCCTGCGTCCGGAAAACATGATCGCTCCCCGTCTGGTTCCGCTCAAAGCGTAA